One genomic segment of Pandoraea thiooxydans includes these proteins:
- the leuB gene encoding 3-isopropylmalate dehydrogenase — MKIAVLPGDGIGPEIVAEAVKVLNALDEKFELEQAPVGGAGYEASGHPLPDATLALAKAADAVLFGAVGDWKYDALARELRPEQAILGLRKHLQLFANFRPAILYDELASASSLKPEIVAGLDILIIRELNGDIYFGQPRGIRSAPDGLFAGSREGFDTMRYSEPEVRRIAHVAFQAARKRGKRLCSVDKANVLETSQLWKDVMLDVAKEYADVELSHMYVDNAAMQLVKAPKNFDVIVTGNMFGDILSDEAAMLTGSIGMLPSASLDANNKGLYEPSHGSAPDIAGKGVANPLATILSAAMMLRYTFGKTAQAERIENAVKRVLARGLRTPDIWQEGATKVGTRQMGEAVVAALQE, encoded by the coding sequence ATGAAGATCGCAGTGTTGCCGGGTGATGGCATTGGGCCCGAGATTGTCGCCGAAGCCGTGAAAGTGTTGAACGCGCTGGATGAAAAGTTCGAACTGGAGCAGGCGCCGGTCGGCGGGGCAGGTTACGAAGCGAGCGGGCATCCATTGCCTGACGCAACCTTGGCGCTGGCCAAGGCTGCCGATGCGGTCCTGTTCGGCGCGGTCGGTGATTGGAAATATGACGCCCTGGCGCGTGAACTGCGCCCGGAACAAGCCATTCTCGGTTTGCGTAAGCATCTGCAGCTGTTTGCCAATTTTCGCCCGGCAATTCTTTATGACGAACTGGCCAGCGCTTCCAGCCTGAAGCCGGAAATCGTCGCTGGTCTGGATATCCTGATCATCCGCGAGCTGAACGGTGACATCTACTTTGGCCAGCCGCGCGGTATTCGCAGCGCGCCCGATGGTCTTTTTGCCGGTAGCCGCGAGGGCTTCGATACGATGCGCTACAGTGAGCCGGAAGTGCGTCGCATTGCTCACGTGGCATTTCAGGCGGCGCGCAAGCGCGGCAAGCGGCTGTGCTCGGTCGACAAGGCTAATGTGCTGGAAACCTCGCAGCTCTGGAAAGACGTCATGCTTGACGTGGCCAAGGAATACGCCGATGTGGAGTTGTCGCACATGTACGTCGACAATGCCGCAATGCAACTCGTGAAAGCGCCGAAGAACTTCGACGTGATCGTGACCGGCAACATGTTTGGCGATATTCTTTCCGATGAGGCGGCGATGCTGACCGGATCGATCGGGATGCTCCCGTCGGCCTCGCTCGACGCAAATAACAAGGGCCTGTACGAACCGTCGCACGGATCGGCACCCGACATCGCTGGCAAGGGAGTGGCCAACCCGCTGGCGACGATCCTGTCGGCCGCGATGATGTTGCGCTACACGTTCGGCAAGACCGCGCAGGCCGAGCGCATCGAAAACGCCGTCAAGCGGGTGCTGGCACGGGGTTTGCGCACGCCCGACATCTGGCAGGAAGGCGCCACCAAGGTGGGCACGCGCCAGATGGGCGAGGCGGTGGTGGCCGCGTTGCAGGAGTGA
- the leuD gene encoding 3-isopropylmalate dehydratase small subunit produces the protein MEKFIVHSGLVAPLDRENVDTDAIIPKQFLKSIKRTGFGQNLFDEWRYLDVGQPGQDCARRPLNPDFVLNQARYQGASVLLARKNFGCGSSREHAPWALQQYGFRAIIAPSFADIFFNNCFKNGLLPIVLSESQVDHLFNETVAFVGYKLTIDLQKQMVIAPDGREFAFDVEPFRKHCLLNGFDDIGLTLQHADKIKEFEARRLATQPWLNHRLPG, from the coding sequence ATGGAAAAATTTATCGTCCACAGCGGCCTCGTTGCCCCGCTTGACCGAGAGAACGTCGATACCGACGCGATCATTCCCAAGCAATTTCTGAAATCGATCAAGCGCACCGGCTTTGGTCAAAACCTGTTCGATGAATGGCGCTACCTTGACGTAGGACAGCCGGGGCAGGATTGCGCGCGCCGCCCGCTCAACCCGGATTTCGTGCTCAATCAGGCGCGTTATCAAGGCGCCAGCGTGCTGCTCGCGCGCAAGAATTTCGGCTGCGGCAGCTCGCGAGAGCACGCCCCGTGGGCGCTACAGCAGTACGGTTTTCGCGCGATCATCGCTCCGAGCTTCGCGGACATCTTTTTCAATAACTGCTTCAAGAACGGCCTGCTGCCGATTGTCCTCTCGGAATCCCAAGTCGATCACCTCTTCAACGAAACGGTTGCATTCGTGGGCTACAAACTGACGATCGATCTGCAGAAGCAGATGGTGATTGCGCCCGATGGACGCGAGTTTGCATTCGACGTCGAGCCGTTTCGCAAGCATTGCCTGCTCAATGGTTTCGACGATATCGGACTGACCCTGCAGCATGCCGACAAGATCAAGGAATTCGAGGCGCGGCGCCTTGCAACCCAACCATGGCTTAACCATCGTCTGCCAGGCTAA
- a CDS encoding entericidin A/B family lipoprotein: MKKLFLLALALVSVMLAGCNTVAGIGKDTAAAGHAIENAAQK; encoded by the coding sequence ATGAAAAAGCTTTTTTTGCTGGCGTTGGCGTTGGTGAGCGTGATGCTGGCGGGGTGCAATACGGTGGCTGGTATTGGTAAAGATACGGCGGCGGCCGGGCATGCCATTGAAAACGCGGCCCAGAAGTAA
- the leuC gene encoding 3-isopropylmalate dehydratase large subunit, translating into MAKTLYDKLWDAHVVHTEEDGTALLYIDRQLLHEVTSPQAFEGLKLAGRPVWRISANLAVSDHNVPTTDRSDGIADPISRLQVETLDHNCDDYGITQFKMNDSRQGIVHVIGPEQGATLPGMTVVCGDSHTSTHGAFGALAFGIGTSEVEHVLATQTLLMKKSKNMLVKVDGQLPRGCSAKDIVLAIIGRIGTAGGTGYSIEFAGPAIRALSMEGRMTVCNMAIEAGARAGLVAVDDTTVSYVKGRPFAPQGPEFEQAQAYWRTLHSDPGAHFDHVVEIDATQIRPQVTWGTSPEMVVSIEDRVPDPEREKDAVKRSAMERALTYMGLEPNTPLQDVAIDKVFIGSCTNSRIEDIRAAAWVVKKLGKRVATNVRLALVVPGSGLVKEQAEHEGLDQIFKAAGFEWREAGCSMCLAMNADRLEPGERCASTSNRNFEGRQGAGGRTHLVSPAMAAAAAIEGHFVDIRRLV; encoded by the coding sequence ATGGCTAAGACGCTGTACGACAAATTGTGGGATGCTCATGTGGTCCATACCGAAGAGGATGGCACCGCCTTGCTTTATATCGATCGTCAATTGCTGCATGAGGTCACCAGCCCGCAAGCTTTTGAAGGACTGAAGCTGGCTGGCCGGCCGGTTTGGCGCATCAGCGCGAATCTGGCGGTGTCGGATCATAATGTACCCACCACCGATCGATCCGACGGCATTGCCGATCCCATCTCGCGATTGCAGGTCGAAACGCTCGATCACAATTGCGATGATTACGGCATCACACAGTTCAAGATGAACGACTCGCGTCAGGGTATCGTTCACGTCATCGGACCGGAGCAGGGCGCAACGTTGCCCGGCATGACCGTCGTGTGCGGCGATTCCCATACGTCGACTCACGGGGCCTTCGGTGCCCTGGCTTTTGGCATTGGAACTTCGGAAGTCGAACACGTCCTGGCGACCCAGACCTTGCTGATGAAGAAAAGCAAGAACATGCTGGTCAAGGTCGACGGACAATTGCCGCGGGGTTGCTCCGCCAAGGACATCGTGCTGGCGATCATCGGCCGCATCGGTACGGCCGGCGGCACCGGATATTCCATCGAATTCGCCGGCCCGGCGATTCGAGCCCTGTCGATGGAAGGTCGCATGACGGTCTGCAACATGGCGATCGAGGCGGGCGCGCGTGCCGGGCTGGTCGCCGTCGACGACACGACCGTGTCCTACGTCAAGGGGCGGCCCTTTGCGCCCCAGGGGCCGGAGTTCGAGCAGGCGCAAGCGTACTGGCGCACCCTGCATTCCGACCCGGGAGCGCATTTCGACCACGTCGTGGAAATCGACGCCACCCAGATCCGTCCACAAGTCACCTGGGGTACGTCTCCCGAGATGGTCGTGAGTATCGAGGACCGTGTACCCGATCCCGAGCGCGAGAAAGATGCCGTCAAGCGCAGTGCGATGGAGCGAGCCCTGACCTATATGGGACTCGAGCCGAATACACCGCTGCAAGATGTGGCGATCGACAAGGTTTTTATCGGTTCGTGCACGAACTCTCGCATTGAAGATATCCGCGCCGCAGCGTGGGTCGTGAAGAAGCTCGGCAAGCGTGTCGCGACGAATGTGCGTCTGGCCTTGGTCGTGCCGGGCTCGGGGCTCGTCAAGGAGCAGGCCGAGCACGAAGGGCTCGACCAGATCTTCAAGGCAGCGGGATTCGAGTGGCGCGAAGCCGGGTGCTCGATGTGTCTGGCCATGAACGCCGACCGTCTCGAGCCAGGCGAGCGTTGTGCCTCCACGTCGAACCGGAACTTCGAGGGGCGGCAGGGGGCCGGGGGACGTACGCATTTGGTGAGTCCCGCGATGGCTGCCGCAGCGGCCATTGAAGGGCATTTCGTCGATATTCGTCGCCTGGTTTGA
- the gltA gene encoding citrate synthase produces MTPSEVKATLSFSDGSPSVEMPIYQGTMGPDVIDIRKLYGQTGKFTYDPGFMSTAACNSEITYIDGDKGELLYRGYPIEQLAQSCDFLETSYLLLKGELPNAAQKKEFVNTVTHHTLVHEQMQFFFRGFRRDAHPMAILVAAVGALSAFYHDSLDINNPNHREVSAIRLIAKLPTLVAMAYKYSVGQPFAYPRNDLSYSANFMRMMFANPCEDYKVNDVLVRALDRILILHADHEQNASTSTVRLSGSSGANPFACIAAGIACLWGPAHGGANEAALNMLEQIGSPDKIPEFIKQVKDKNSGVKLMGFGHRVYKNYDPRAKLMRETCHEVLEELGLHDDPLFKLAMQLEKIALEDEYFVSRKLYPNVDFYSGIVQRALGIPTSMFTCIFAMARTVGWIAQWNEMISEADQKIGRPRQLFVGATKRDVPAIDKR; encoded by the coding sequence ATGACTCCGTCTGAAGTTAAAGCCACCCTATCATTCTCCGATGGCTCGCCGAGCGTCGAAATGCCGATCTATCAGGGTACGATGGGCCCGGATGTCATCGATATCCGCAAGCTGTACGGCCAGACAGGCAAGTTCACTTATGACCCGGGGTTCATGTCGACAGCGGCTTGCAATTCGGAGATCACCTATATCGACGGCGATAAGGGCGAGTTGCTGTATCGCGGCTATCCGATCGAGCAGCTGGCGCAGTCGTGCGATTTCCTGGAGACCTCCTATCTGCTGCTCAAGGGTGAATTGCCCAACGCCGCCCAGAAAAAGGAGTTCGTCAATACCGTCACGCATCACACGCTGGTGCATGAGCAGATGCAGTTCTTTTTCCGCGGCTTCCGCCGCGATGCGCATCCGATGGCCATTCTCGTGGCCGCCGTCGGTGCCTTGTCGGCCTTCTATCACGACTCGCTGGATATCAACAATCCCAACCATCGTGAAGTTTCGGCGATCCGTCTGATCGCCAAGCTGCCGACGCTGGTGGCGATGGCCTACAAGTACAGCGTGGGGCAGCCGTTCGCCTATCCGCGCAACGACCTGTCGTACAGCGCCAACTTCATGCGCATGATGTTCGCCAATCCTTGCGAAGATTACAAGGTCAACGACGTACTGGTGCGGGCCCTTGACCGCATCCTGATTTTGCACGCAGATCACGAGCAAAATGCTTCGACCTCGACGGTTCGCCTGTCGGGTTCGTCGGGTGCCAATCCGTTTGCCTGTATCGCCGCGGGGATTGCCTGCCTGTGGGGGCCGGCTCACGGTGGTGCGAACGAGGCCGCGCTGAACATGCTCGAGCAGATCGGATCGCCGGACAAAATCCCCGAGTTCATCAAGCAAGTGAAGGACAAGAATTCGGGTGTCAAGCTGATGGGCTTCGGTCACCGTGTCTACAAGAATTACGACCCGCGTGCCAAGTTGATGCGCGAGACCTGCCATGAAGTGCTCGAAGAGCTTGGCCTGCACGACGATCCGTTGTTCAAGCTCGCCATGCAGCTCGAGAAAATTGCCCTCGAGGACGAATACTTCGTGTCGCGCAAACTGTATCCGAACGTCGATTTCTACTCGGGCATCGTGCAGCGCGCGCTGGGCATTCCGACCTCGATGTTCACTTGCATTTTTGCGATGGCCCGCACGGTCGGCTGGATCGCCCAGTGGAACGAGATGATCTCCGAAGCGGATCAGAAGATTGGTCGTCCGCGCCAATTGTTCGTCGGCGCAACCAAGCGCGACGTGCCCGCGATCGACAAGCGCTGA
- a CDS encoding succinate dehydrogenase assembly factor 2 — translation MEANTHQADPIKRARLRWRARRGLLENDLILERFFAKHEAALSDQDVGALTKLFDLSDNDLMDLLLARKEPDADLDGPDVRHVLALLRSV, via the coding sequence ATGGAAGCCAATACTCATCAGGCCGACCCGATCAAACGCGCGCGCTTGCGTTGGCGGGCGCGCCGCGGCCTGCTAGAAAACGATCTGATTCTGGAGCGTTTCTTCGCCAAGCACGAAGCGGCGCTCTCGGATCAGGACGTTGGCGCTTTGACCAAGCTGTTCGATTTGAGCGACAACGATCTGATGGATCTGCTGTTGGCCCGCAAGGAGCCCGATGCCGATCTGGATGGACCGGATGTGCGCCATGTGCTTGCGCTACTGCGCTCCGTATAG
- a CDS encoding succinate dehydrogenase iron-sulfur subunit, with product MSKRTFEIYRYDPDKDAAPYMQTYEVELDGHERMLLDALGKLKKIDEGIAFRRSCREGVCGSDAMNINGKNGLACQTNMNDLPQKIVLKPLPGLPVIRDLIVDMTHFFNQYHSIKPYLVNDEPPPEKERLQSPQERDELDGLYECILCASCSTSCPSFWWNPDKFVGPAGLLQAYRFIADSRDRATGERLDNLEDPYRLFRCHTIMNCVDVCPKGLNPTKAIGKIKELMVRRTV from the coding sequence ATGAGCAAACGTACTTTCGAGATTTACCGATACGATCCGGACAAGGACGCAGCGCCTTACATGCAGACCTACGAGGTCGAACTGGATGGCCATGAGCGCATGCTGCTCGATGCTCTGGGCAAGCTGAAGAAAATCGATGAAGGCATTGCGTTCCGTCGTTCGTGCCGCGAAGGCGTGTGCGGCTCCGACGCGATGAACATCAACGGCAAGAATGGCCTGGCTTGCCAGACCAACATGAATGATCTGCCGCAGAAAATCGTACTCAAGCCGCTGCCTGGGCTGCCGGTGATCCGCGACCTGATCGTCGATATGACGCACTTCTTCAATCAGTATCATTCGATCAAGCCATACCTCGTCAACGACGAGCCGCCGCCCGAGAAGGAGCGCCTGCAGTCGCCGCAGGAGCGTGACGAGCTCGATGGCCTGTACGAATGCATTTTGTGCGCGAGCTGCTCGACGTCGTGCCCGAGCTTCTGGTGGAATCCCGACAAATTCGTCGGTCCGGCCGGGCTGCTGCAGGCTTACCGCTTCATTGCCGACAGCCGTGATCGCGCCACTGGCGAGCGGTTGGACAACCTTGAAGATCCGTATCGACTGTTCCGCTGCCATACGATCATGAATTGTGTGGACGTCTGCCCGAAGGGGCTGAACCCCACCAAGGCCATCGGCAAGATCAAAGAGTTGATGGTGCGTCGCACGGTCTGA
- the sdhA gene encoding succinate dehydrogenase flavoprotein subunit, producing MVAIKNSLPRRRFDVVIVGAGGSGMRASLQLAKAGLSVAVLSKVFPTRSHTVAAQGGIGASLGNMSEDNWHFHFYDTIKGSDWLGDQDAIEFMCREAPHAVYELEHFGMPFDRNPDGTIYQRPFGGHTANYGEKPVQRACAAADRTGHALLHTLYQQNVRAKTHFFVEWMALDLIRDQHGDVLGVSALELETGEVHILEAKCTLFATGGAGRVYAASTNAYINTGDGLGMAARAGVPLEDMEFWQFHPTGVAGAGVLITEGVRGEGGILRNSNGERFMERYAPTLKDLAPRDFVSRSMDQEIKEGRGCGPNGDYVLLDLSHIGAETILKRLPSIREISLKFANVDCIKEPIPVVPTIHYQMGGIPTNYHGQVVGTANGTSTPINGFYAVGECSCVSVHGANRLGTNSLLDLVVFGRSAGDHIIDFVKSAGEHKPLPADAADRALERLARLDGSSSGEYAQDVANDIRKTMQTHAGVFRTSELLAEGVQQIKDVAERVQHIHLKDKSKVFNTARMEALEVANLIEVAKATMIAAEARKESRGAHAHRDYPDRDDENWLRHSLWYSDDNRLEYKPVQMKPLTVESVPPKARTF from the coding sequence ATGGTTGCAATAAAAAATTCCCTGCCGCGCCGCCGTTTTGACGTTGTCATCGTCGGTGCCGGCGGCTCCGGCATGCGCGCATCTCTGCAGTTGGCGAAGGCCGGCCTGTCGGTTGCGGTGCTGTCCAAGGTGTTCCCGACGCGCTCGCATACGGTGGCCGCGCAAGGCGGTATCGGTGCGTCGCTGGGCAATATGAGCGAAGACAACTGGCACTTCCATTTCTACGACACGATCAAAGGCTCCGATTGGCTGGGCGACCAGGACGCCATCGAGTTCATGTGCCGCGAAGCGCCGCACGCGGTCTACGAGCTGGAACATTTCGGCATGCCGTTCGACCGCAACCCCGACGGCACCATCTATCAGCGTCCGTTCGGCGGACATACCGCGAACTACGGCGAAAAGCCGGTGCAACGCGCCTGCGCGGCAGCCGACCGGACTGGCCACGCGCTGTTGCATACGCTGTATCAGCAAAACGTCCGCGCCAAGACGCATTTCTTTGTCGAATGGATGGCGCTCGACCTGATTCGCGATCAGCATGGCGATGTGCTGGGCGTCTCGGCGCTCGAACTCGAGACCGGCGAAGTGCATATTCTCGAAGCCAAGTGCACGCTGTTCGCGACCGGCGGTGCCGGGCGCGTCTACGCCGCTTCGACCAATGCTTACATCAATACTGGCGATGGCCTGGGGATGGCTGCGCGCGCCGGGGTGCCGCTCGAGGACATGGAGTTTTGGCAGTTCCACCCGACTGGCGTGGCTGGCGCGGGTGTGCTGATCACCGAAGGGGTGCGCGGCGAGGGTGGTATTTTGCGTAACTCCAACGGCGAGCGTTTCATGGAGCGCTACGCACCGACGCTGAAGGATTTGGCCCCGCGTGACTTCGTGTCGCGCTCGATGGACCAGGAAATCAAGGAAGGCCGCGGCTGTGGCCCGAATGGCGACTACGTGCTGCTCGACCTGTCGCACATCGGTGCGGAGACGATTCTGAAGCGCCTGCCGTCGATTCGTGAAATTTCGCTGAAGTTCGCCAACGTCGATTGCATCAAGGAACCGATTCCGGTGGTGCCGACCATTCACTACCAGATGGGCGGCATTCCGACCAACTATCACGGACAGGTGGTCGGCACGGCGAATGGGACGAGTACGCCGATCAACGGTTTTTACGCCGTGGGTGAATGCTCGTGCGTGTCGGTGCACGGCGCCAATCGCCTGGGTACCAATTCGCTGCTCGATCTGGTGGTGTTTGGCCGCTCCGCCGGCGACCACATCATCGACTTCGTCAAGAGCGCGGGCGAGCACAAGCCGTTGCCGGCCGACGCCGCCGACCGTGCCCTCGAGCGCCTGGCCAGACTCGACGGATCCTCCTCCGGAGAATACGCGCAGGACGTCGCGAACGATATCCGCAAGACCATGCAAACCCACGCCGGCGTGTTCCGTACGTCGGAGCTGTTGGCTGAAGGCGTGCAGCAGATCAAGGATGTCGCCGAGCGCGTGCAGCACATTCATCTGAAGGACAAGTCGAAGGTGTTCAACACCGCGCGCATGGAAGCGCTCGAAGTGGCCAACCTGATCGAGGTAGCCAAGGCCACCATGATCGCCGCCGAGGCGCGCAAGGAAAGCCGCGGCGCGCACGCACACCGTGATTACCCCGACCGCGACGACGAGAACTGGCTGCGTCACTCGCTTTGGTACAGCGACGATAACCGACTCGAATACAAGCCGGTACAGATGAAGCCGCTGACGGTCGAATCCGTGCCGCCGAAGGCTCGGACGTTCTAA
- the sdhD gene encoding succinate dehydrogenase, hydrophobic membrane anchor protein, whose amino-acid sequence MMANNNIGSKRLVVGAHYGLRDWLAQRVTACVMAIYTVILLVWFFTAKDFSYDGWAGIFANQWMKLATFVTLLSLFYHAWVGVRDIWMDYVKPVGVRLVLQVLTIVWLLACAGYAAQILWRV is encoded by the coding sequence CTGATGGCCAACAACAATATCGGTTCCAAGCGCTTGGTGGTGGGGGCGCATTACGGCTTGCGCGATTGGCTTGCGCAGCGCGTCACGGCTTGCGTCATGGCCATCTACACGGTGATTCTTCTGGTGTGGTTTTTCACTGCGAAGGATTTTTCGTACGACGGCTGGGCGGGCATTTTCGCCAATCAGTGGATGAAACTGGCGACCTTCGTCACGTTGCTTTCCTTGTTCTACCACGCCTGGGTCGGCGTGCGCGACATCTGGATGGATTATGTCAAACCGGTCGGTGTGCGCCTGGTTCTGCAAGTGCTGACGATTGTCTGGTTGCTGGCGTGTGCCGGCTATGCCGCACAGATTCTCTGGAGAGTTTAA
- the sdhC gene encoding succinate dehydrogenase, cytochrome b556 subunit — translation MAEVVKKERPVYRNIGIGQIVSYRLPPAGIVSILHRISGALMFLLLPFVLYLFEQSLTSEISFLTFKSVVSNGFVKVVLIVLSWGFLHHLLAGVRHLRMDTNHHLVTKERGRSSALVVLVLSLLLTVAIALKLFGAF, via the coding sequence ATGGCTGAAGTCGTAAAAAAAGAGAGGCCAGTTTATCGGAATATCGGTATTGGGCAGATTGTGTCTTATCGACTTCCGCCGGCTGGCATCGTGTCCATTCTGCATCGCATCAGCGGTGCGTTGATGTTCCTTCTCTTACCGTTCGTCCTCTATCTGTTTGAGCAAAGTCTCACTTCAGAGATCAGTTTCCTGACCTTCAAGTCTGTTGTCTCCAACGGATTTGTCAAAGTTGTTCTCATTGTTCTCTCCTGGGGTTTCCTGCATCACTTGCTGGCCGGCGTGCGCCACTTGCGCATGGACACGAACCATCACCTCGTGACCAAGGAACGCGGCCGCAGCTCGGCACTGGTGGTGCTCGTGCTTTCGTTGCTGCTCACCGTGGCAATCGCCCTCAAACTATTTGGAGCCTTCTGA
- a CDS encoding GntR family transcriptional regulator has product MNANARDTNQGAASDAEQRQELTREGSSPTFSPLYQQIKALITQSLQTGEWRPGEIIPSEIELASRFKVSQGTVRKAIDDLAAENLLVRRQGRGTFVATHHEDLVQFRFLRLVPDSGEQEHPPSRLIECRRLRAPAEIARQLNLRAGDSVILIRRALDFSDAPTVLDEIWLPGVLFRGLTAERLNDYKGPMYGLFETEFGTRMIRAVEKIRAVAADEAIADLLKVPVGFPLLNVERVSYTYGDRPVEVRRGWYVTTRHYYENELS; this is encoded by the coding sequence ATGAACGCGAATGCCAGGGACACGAATCAAGGCGCCGCCAGCGATGCCGAGCAACGGCAGGAGTTGACGCGCGAGGGCTCTTCGCCGACATTCAGCCCGTTATACCAGCAAATCAAGGCACTGATCACGCAGAGCCTGCAAACCGGCGAATGGCGGCCGGGCGAAATCATTCCCAGCGAGATCGAGTTGGCGAGCCGCTTCAAGGTGAGCCAGGGGACGGTACGCAAGGCCATCGATGATCTGGCGGCGGAGAATCTGCTGGTGCGGCGGCAGGGGCGGGGTACTTTTGTCGCCACGCATCACGAAGATCTGGTGCAGTTCCGATTCCTGCGTTTGGTGCCGGACAGCGGCGAGCAGGAGCATCCGCCCAGCCGCCTGATCGAATGCCGCCGGTTGCGTGCTCCCGCGGAGATCGCCCGGCAACTCAATTTGCGTGCCGGTGACAGCGTCATTCTGATTCGCCGTGCACTCGACTTTTCGGATGCTCCGACCGTGCTCGACGAGATCTGGTTGCCCGGCGTGCTGTTCCGCGGGCTGACGGCGGAGCGCCTGAACGATTACAAGGGGCCGATGTACGGATTGTTCGAGACCGAATTCGGGACACGCATGATCCGAGCCGTTGAGAAAATTCGGGCAGTGGCCGCCGATGAGGCCATTGCGGACTTGCTGAAGGTGCCGGTCGGATTTCCCCTGTTGAATGTCGAAAGGGTTTCCTACACTTATGGAGACCGGCCGGTGGAAGTGCGTCGTGGGTGGTATGTCACCACGCGGCACTATTATGAGAACGAATTGAGTTGA
- a CDS encoding malate dehydrogenase: protein MAKPAMRVAVTGAAGQIGYSLLFRIANGDMLGKDQPVILQLLDLPQAQAAVKGVVMELEDCAFPLLQGVVVTDDPKVAFKDIDVALLVGARPRSKGMERKDLLTANAEIFTVQGRALNEVAKRSVKILVVGNPANTNAYIAMKSAPDLAKENFTAMLRLDHNRALSQIAAKTGKAVADIEKLAVWGNHSPTMYPDYRFATIGGQSVKAMINDDAWNRDVFIPTVGKRGAAIIEARGLSSAASAANAAIDHVHDWVLGSNGKWVTMGIPSDGSYGIPEDVIYGVPVICANGQYTRVSGLEIDAFSREKMDGTLQELLEEREGVKHLLP from the coding sequence ATGGCAAAACCCGCAATGCGCGTTGCCGTTACTGGCGCCGCCGGTCAAATCGGCTATTCCCTACTGTTCCGCATCGCCAATGGCGACATGCTGGGCAAGGATCAGCCCGTCATCCTGCAATTGCTCGACTTGCCGCAAGCGCAAGCGGCTGTCAAGGGTGTCGTCATGGAACTGGAAGACTGCGCGTTTCCGCTGCTGCAAGGCGTGGTCGTGACCGATGATCCCAAGGTCGCGTTCAAGGACATCGACGTGGCATTGCTGGTCGGCGCACGCCCCCGCAGCAAGGGCATGGAGCGCAAGGACCTGCTGACGGCCAACGCCGAGATCTTCACCGTGCAGGGCCGCGCCCTCAACGAGGTCGCCAAGCGCAGTGTCAAGATCCTGGTGGTCGGCAACCCCGCCAACACCAACGCCTATATTGCGATGAAATCGGCGCCCGATCTGGCGAAGGAAAATTTCACCGCGATGCTGCGCCTGGATCACAACCGCGCCCTGTCGCAAATCGCAGCCAAGACGGGCAAGGCAGTCGCCGACATCGAAAAGCTCGCGGTGTGGGGCAATCACTCCCCGACCATGTACCCCGACTATCGTTTTGCCACGATCGGCGGCCAAAGCGTGAAGGCCATGATCAACGACGACGCCTGGAACCGCGACGTGTTCATTCCGACCGTGGGCAAGCGCGGCGCGGCCATCATCGAAGCGCGTGGCCTCTCGTCTGCTGCATCGGCAGCCAATGCGGCCATCGACCACGTGCATGACTGGGTACTGGGCAGCAACGGCAAATGGGTCACGATGGGCATTCCGTCCGACGGCTCCTACGGCATTCCGGAAGACGTCATCTACGGCGTGCCGGTGATTTGCGCCAATGGCCAATACACTCGTGTGAGCGGCCTGGAAATCGACGCATTCTCGCGCGAGAAAATGGACGGCACGCTGCAGGAACTGCTCGAAGAACGCGAAGGCGTCAAGCATCTGCTGCCGTAA